In Methylovirgula sp., a single genomic region encodes these proteins:
- the tnpB gene encoding IS66 family insertion sequence element accessory protein TnpB (TnpB, as the term is used for proteins encoded by IS66 family insertion elements, is considered an accessory protein, since TnpC, encoded by a neighboring gene, is a DDE family transposase.), whose amino-acid sequence MLTIPGNVRVWLATGHTDMRRGFRSLALLVQESLKRDPHAGDLYVFRGRRGDLIKVIWFDDQGACVFSKRLEHGRFLWPSMADGVVTISVAQLSYLLSGIDWRMPRETWRPKAAG is encoded by the coding sequence ATGCTCACAATCCCGGGGAATGTGCGCGTCTGGCTTGCGACAGGGCATACGGACATGCGGCGCGGCTTCCGGAGCCTTGCGTTGCTTGTGCAGGAGAGCCTCAAGCGTGATCCGCATGCTGGCGATCTTTACGTTTTTCGCGGCCGGCGCGGCGATCTCATTAAGGTAATCTGGTTTGATGACCAAGGGGCATGCGTGTTTTCGAAGCGATTGGAACATGGCCGTTTCCTATGGCCCTCGATGGCGGACGGTGTCGTTACGATAAGTGTTGCCCAGCTTTCTTATCTTCTTTCCGGGATCGACTGGCGTATGCCGCGGGAGACGTGGCGTCCGAAAGCGGCGGGATAA
- the ilvC gene encoding ketol-acid reductoisomerase — protein sequence MRVYYDRDADLNLIKGKKVAIVGYGSQGHAHALNLRDSGVKDVIVALREGSTSAKKAAAEGLKVMSVAEAAKIADVVMMLTPDELQSDIYREHLAPNLKEGAALLFAHGLAIHFNLIEPRKDLDVLMVAPKGPGHTVRSEYKRGGGVPCLIAVAQDATGNAHDLALSYASAIGGGRAGIIETSFREECETDLFGEQAVLCGGLVELIRAGFETLTEAGYAPEMAYFECLHEVKLIVDLIYEGGIANMNYSISNTAEYGEYVSGPRIVTPETKAEMKRVLSDIQTGKFTRDWMLENKVNQTSFKASRARSQAHPIEEVGAKLRGMMPWIGANKLVDKEKN from the coding sequence ATGCGCGTATATTATGATCGTGACGCCGACCTCAATCTCATCAAGGGCAAGAAGGTCGCCATCGTCGGATACGGCAGCCAGGGCCATGCGCATGCGCTGAACCTGCGCGATTCCGGCGTCAAAGATGTCATCGTTGCCCTGCGCGAAGGTTCGACCTCCGCAAAAAAGGCTGCGGCAGAGGGCCTCAAGGTCATGTCGGTCGCCGAAGCCGCGAAGATCGCCGACGTCGTGATGATGCTGACGCCCGACGAATTGCAGAGCGACATTTATCGCGAACATCTCGCGCCTAACCTTAAGGAGGGTGCGGCGCTGCTTTTCGCGCATGGGCTCGCGATTCACTTCAATCTCATCGAACCGCGCAAGGATCTCGATGTGCTGATGGTGGCGCCGAAGGGCCCCGGCCATACCGTACGCTCGGAATATAAGCGCGGCGGCGGCGTGCCCTGTCTCATCGCGGTGGCACAGGATGCCACGGGTAATGCACACGATCTCGCGCTCTCCTATGCCTCGGCCATCGGCGGCGGCCGCGCCGGCATTATTGAGACGAGCTTCCGCGAGGAATGCGAGACCGATCTCTTCGGTGAACAGGCTGTGCTCTGCGGCGGCCTCGTCGAATTGATCCGCGCCGGTTTCGAAACGCTGACCGAAGCGGGTTACGCGCCGGAGATGGCCTATTTCGAATGCCTGCATGAAGTAAAGCTGATCGTCGACCTCATCTATGAGGGCGGCATCGCCAACATGAATTACTCGATCTCGAACACCGCCGAATATGGCGAATATGTCAGCGGCCCGCGCATCGTGACGCCCGAGACCAAAGCCGAAATGAAGCGTGTTTTGAGCGACATTCAGACCGGCAAATTCACCCGCGATTGGATGCTCGAAAACAAGGTCAACCAGACTTCGTTCAAGGCGAGCCGCGCCCGCTCGCAGGCACATCCGATCGAAGAAGTCGGCGCTAAGCTGCGCGGGATGATGCCGTGGATCGGCGCCAATAAGCTCGTGGATAAGGAAAAGAATTAA
- the ilvN gene encoding acetolactate synthase small subunit — MNAPIAPLSPYSSALGKENVETHTLSIVVDNEPGVLARVVGLFSGRGYNIDSLTVAEFAHAEHLSRITIVTSGPAAAIEQIGHQLNRLVPVHNVKDLTLRGNAIERELAMIKVAGTGTPRQEALRLGEIFHARVIDTTTESFVFELTGPAKKIDEFVELMRPLGLVEVARTGVAAMSRGREPT, encoded by the coding sequence ATGAACGCCCCTATCGCACCGCTTTCGCCCTATTCCTCTGCGCTTGGCAAAGAGAACGTCGAGACGCATACGCTCTCGATCGTTGTCGACAACGAGCCGGGTGTGCTCGCCCGCGTGGTCGGGCTCTTCTCGGGCCGCGGCTATAATATCGATAGCCTGACCGTCGCAGAATTCGCCCATGCGGAGCATCTCTCGCGTATCACGATCGTAACCTCCGGACCGGCCGCGGCAATCGAGCAGATCGGTCATCAGTTGAACCGGCTTGTTCCCGTCCACAACGTCAAGGACTTGACGCTACGCGGCAATGCGATTGAGCGCGAACTGGCGATGATCAAGGTCGCTGGCACCGGCACGCCACGCCAGGAGGCTTTGCGGCTTGGTGAGATTTTCCACGCTCGCGTCATCGACACGACGACGGAATCCTTCGTCTTTGAACTGACCGGTCCGGCGAAGAAGATTGATGAATTCGTCGAACTGATGCGGCCGCTCGGCCTCGTCGAGGTCGCGCGGACTGGCGTCGCCGCCATGTCGCGCGGCAGAGAGCCGACCTGA
- a CDS encoding acetolactate synthase 3 large subunit, translating to MTRIMTGAEMVVEALKDHGVDTLFGYPGGAVLPIYDVLYHQTELRHVLVRHEQGAGHAAEGYARSTGRPGVMLVTSGPGATNAITALTDALMDSIPVICITGQVPTHLIGSDAFQECDTVGITRHCTKHNYLVRSIEDLPRVLHEAFYVAQHGRPGPVVIDIPKDVQFARGEYFGPKNVEHKTYHPRLEGDPEKIEEAVTMMAAAKRPVFYTGGGVINSGPEASRLLRDLVAATGFPVTSTLMGLGAFPAHDPKWLGMLGMHGTFEANNVMHDCDLIVAVGSRFDDRITGRLDQFSPGSKKIHIDIDPSSINKNVKVDLGIIGDCAHVVAALLARWKARGCQTDAVALQNWWAQIDKWRARKSLAYKNSNNVIKPQYAIERLYAATKGRDTYITTEVGQHQMWAAQHFHFDEPNHWMTSGGLGTMGYGLPAAIGVQMAHPHALVVDIAGEGSILMNIQELSTAAQYRLPVKIFILNNEYLGMVRQWQELLHGGRYSESYSEALPDFVKLAESFGGHGIRCSDPADLDAAIAEMIETPNMVVFDCHIDKTENCLPMIPSGKAHNEMILPDTEEAIGDVIDSAGKVLV from the coding sequence ATGACACGCATAATGACCGGCGCGGAAATGGTGGTCGAGGCCCTGAAGGATCATGGCGTCGATACCCTATTCGGCTATCCGGGCGGCGCCGTTCTGCCGATCTACGACGTGCTCTATCACCAGACCGAGCTGCGCCATGTCCTAGTCCGCCACGAGCAGGGCGCTGGCCATGCGGCCGAAGGCTATGCTCGCTCCACAGGGCGGCCGGGCGTCATGCTCGTCACCTCGGGCCCCGGCGCGACCAATGCGATCACGGCGTTGACGGATGCGTTGATGGATTCGATCCCAGTGATCTGCATCACCGGGCAGGTGCCGACGCATCTGATCGGCTCGGATGCCTTTCAGGAATGTGATACAGTCGGCATCACCCGGCATTGCACCAAGCACAATTATCTCGTCCGTTCGATCGAGGATCTGCCGCGCGTGCTGCACGAGGCTTTTTACGTCGCGCAGCACGGCCGCCCGGGTCCCGTCGTCATCGACATCCCAAAGGATGTGCAATTCGCGCGCGGCGAATATTTCGGGCCGAAGAACGTCGAGCACAAGACCTATCACCCCCGCCTCGAGGGCGACCCCGAGAAGATCGAAGAGGCGGTGACGATGATGGCGGCCGCCAAGCGGCCGGTCTTCTATACCGGCGGCGGCGTCATCAATTCAGGCCCCGAGGCGTCGCGGCTGTTGCGCGATCTCGTCGCCGCGACGGGGTTCCCGGTCACATCGACCTTGATGGGTCTCGGCGCCTTTCCGGCGCACGACCCAAAATGGCTCGGTATGCTCGGCATGCACGGCACATTCGAGGCCAACAATGTGATGCACGATTGCGATCTCATCGTCGCCGTCGGCTCACGCTTCGATGACCGGATCACCGGCCGCCTCGACCAGTTTTCGCCCGGCTCGAAGAAAATTCATATCGACATCGATCCGTCTTCGATCAACAAGAACGTCAAGGTCGATCTCGGCATCATCGGCGATTGCGCCCATGTGGTTGCGGCGCTGCTCGCCCGCTGGAAGGCGCGCGGCTGCCAGACGGATGCTGTGGCGCTGCAGAATTGGTGGGCGCAGATCGATAAATGGCGGGCGCGTAAATCACTCGCCTATAAGAACTCGAATAATGTCATCAAGCCGCAATATGCGATCGAGCGGCTTTATGCGGCGACCAAGGGACGCGACACCTACATCACGACGGAAGTCGGCCAACATCAGATGTGGGCGGCACAGCATTTCCATTTCGACGAACCGAACCACTGGATGACCAGCGGCGGCCTCGGCACGATGGGCTACGGCCTGCCTGCCGCAATCGGCGTGCAGATGGCGCATCCGCACGCACTTGTCGTCGATATCGCTGGCGAGGGTTCGATCCTGATGAACATTCAGGAGCTTTCGACAGCGGCGCAATATCGTCTGCCGGTGAAGATTTTCATCCTCAATAATGAATATCTTGGCATGGTCCGCCAGTGGCAGGAATTGCTGCACGGCGGGCGCTATTCAGAGAGCTATTCGGAGGCGTTGCCCGATTTCGTCAAACTGGCGGAATCATTCGGCGGTCATGGCATCCGTTGCTCAGACCCGGCCGATCTCGATGCGGCAATTGCCGAAATGATCGAGACGCCGAACATGGTTGTCTTCGATTGTCATATCGACAAGACCGAGAATTGCCTGCCGATGATTCCATCCGGCAAGGCGCATAATGAGATGATTCTGCCGGATACGGAGGAAGCGATCGGCGATGTGATCGATTCCGCCGGCAAAGTCCTGGTTTGA
- a CDS encoding DUF2280 domain-containing protein: protein MASAPKLTNEVRAFVVQSLAMFDSPNTVAESVKKEFGIEITRQSIEHYNPTSRQGHDLAKKWADLFEATRKEFLDDTKAIAISHRSVRIRALQRMAAKAEEMGGLYTNRRELTGRSGGPIETVSTQMTAKEAADAYAATLDGTG from the coding sequence ATGGCAAGCGCACCCAAACTCACCAACGAAGTTCGCGCCTTCGTCGTTCAGTCGCTGGCGATGTTCGATAGCCCGAATACCGTTGCCGAGTCGGTCAAGAAAGAATTCGGGATCGAAATCACTCGGCAATCGATCGAACATTACAACCCAACGTCGCGCCAAGGCCATGATCTGGCAAAGAAATGGGCAGATCTGTTCGAGGCGACGCGCAAAGAATTTCTCGACGATACCAAAGCCATTGCGATCTCGCATCGTTCCGTCCGGATCAGGGCGTTGCAGCGAATGGCCGCCAAGGCCGAAGAGATGGGCGGCCTCTATACCAATCGGCGGGAGCTTACGGGCCGCAGCGGAGGGCCGATCGAAACCGTCAGCACTCAGATGACCGCGAAAGAGGCGGCGGATGCCTATGCCGCAACCCTCGACGGTACAGGCTGA
- a CDS encoding putative metallopeptidase — MMGPESVFCDRPIRPAPELREWAVNTFIDPDGPLANEDHIHLVDADIGFLWAAAPNTRQMNSVVGEAEMPTFRCGKWQKARQEQQIAEWFGSVPDFLITIFAPYAAACDDASFCALIEHELFHCGQERDEFGAPKFKMSGEPAFALRSHDVEEFVGVVARYGIGAAAGRTADLVRAANKGPQIAESLIHGACGTCGRKVA, encoded by the coding sequence ATGATGGGACCGGAGAGCGTGTTCTGCGACAGGCCGATCCGGCCAGCTCCTGAGCTACGCGAATGGGCAGTCAACACATTCATCGATCCCGATGGCCCGCTCGCCAACGAGGATCATATCCATCTGGTCGACGCTGACATCGGATTTCTCTGGGCTGCGGCACCAAACACGCGGCAGATGAACAGCGTCGTCGGCGAAGCCGAGATGCCGACGTTCCGCTGCGGCAAATGGCAGAAAGCTCGGCAGGAACAGCAGATCGCGGAATGGTTCGGATCAGTTCCGGACTTCCTGATTACGATCTTCGCCCCTTATGCCGCGGCCTGCGATGACGCGAGCTTCTGTGCGCTCATAGAACACGAATTGTTCCACTGCGGCCAGGAGCGCGACGAGTTCGGGGCACCGAAGTTCAAGATGAGTGGCGAGCCGGCCTTTGCGCTGCGGTCGCACGATGTTGAGGAATTTGTCGGTGTGGTGGCCCGCTATGGCATCGGTGCCGCCGCCGGCAGAACCGCTGATCTGGTTCGTGCCGCAAACAAGGGCCCGCAGATCGCGGAATCTCTCATTCACGGCGCCTGCGGAACATGCGGGCGCAAGGTCGCCTAA
- a CDS encoding KTSC domain-containing protein: protein MKLTSVKSSNVDAVGHDADARALHVRFKSGDHYVYAGVGREIFDLAMASDSIGRFIAAHVKGKFEFTKLDREEAGGKDHLAEPDQAPDASGGHDGTGERVLRQADPASS, encoded by the coding sequence ATGAAATTGACCTCAGTCAAATCATCAAATGTTGACGCGGTCGGCCACGATGCCGATGCCCGGGCGCTCCACGTCCGCTTCAAGAGCGGCGATCACTATGTCTATGCCGGCGTCGGTCGCGAGATTTTCGATCTAGCCATGGCCAGCGATTCCATCGGGCGTTTTATTGCTGCCCATGTGAAGGGAAAATTCGAGTTCACGAAGCTGGATCGCGAGGAAGCCGGTGGCAAAGATCATCTCGCTGAGCCAGATCAAGCGCCCGATGCCTCCGGAGGACATGATGGGACCGGAGAGCGTGTTCTGCGACAGGCCGATCCGGCCAGCTCCTGA
- a CDS encoding autotransporter outer membrane beta-barrel domain-containing protein translates to MGRNSSSAAAAAFASLALLAGNVNAVAATVYTYTYTGSVGTFAAPTSGRYSVEAIGAAGVSAQAGFTGGSGAEVIGDFNFRRGQTYQYAVGGMGTSDGCSGGGGGGTFFVDSSGDPLIVAGGGGGTRMQVLQNGTDASLTPYGTNASGSNETYTPTTKTMDLGQGGIVSSGSWGSGGAGFYGDGASDFNPGQGGTDWASGLAGGAGPAAGGFGGGGSGNGSCGGGGGGGYSGGDGGRVAGGGGSYDTGLDPLLLAGVGAGDGELIITLLQALGLVENLPANASHNQFNVATAIDAASNQGSNGPAAIQNLYNLTGPQLAQAMTQLSGEASTGANAAAFEMMDDFLSVLVDPFVDGRGGDDFPDSPSGVMTTNGGPLAYADQTQNASPAQRAMMALAVTKGPAPLVYQPHYSAWVSGYGGIGNFSGSATVGSHNVTAAAYGSAAGLDYHVNANTVIGLALAGAGMNWGLSDGLGGGQGDAFQAGVYGSTRFGRFYVAGAFGFANHWITTNRQALGDSLSANFDAQSYGGRIEGGYRIPVALPLPILQSPVTIVPYAAVQPQDFHTPAYSERDIGGAGFGLNYNSADATDVRTELGLRGDTLVQFGGTRIDLFTRTAWAHDFVSTPSLTAVFQTLPGSNFTVFGAKIPRNSALVTDGAQLWLTPALSIIAKFDGELASGSDIYSGTGTIRYVW, encoded by the coding sequence ATGGGGCGCAATTCATCTAGCGCCGCTGCCGCGGCATTCGCCAGCCTTGCCTTGCTCGCTGGCAACGTAAATGCAGTCGCGGCAACCGTCTATACATATACCTATACAGGCTCGGTCGGGACGTTCGCCGCTCCGACGTCTGGCCGCTATTCCGTCGAGGCAATTGGCGCCGCAGGGGTGTCTGCGCAGGCTGGGTTTACTGGCGGCAGCGGCGCCGAGGTGATTGGCGACTTCAATTTCCGCAGGGGCCAAACCTACCAATATGCGGTGGGCGGCATGGGAACGTCTGATGGGTGCAGTGGCGGCGGCGGCGGCGGCACGTTCTTCGTGGACTCCTCTGGAGACCCGTTGATCGTTGCTGGCGGTGGCGGCGGCACGCGCATGCAGGTCCTTCAGAACGGTACAGACGCTTCGCTTACCCCATACGGGACGAACGCAAGTGGTTCCAACGAAACATATACTCCAACGACAAAAACGATGGACCTCGGTCAAGGAGGTATTGTTTCCTCTGGTTCCTGGGGCTCCGGGGGAGCTGGGTTTTACGGCGATGGCGCATCCGACTTCAACCCCGGTCAAGGCGGCACCGACTGGGCGAGTGGCTTGGCCGGCGGCGCTGGCCCGGCCGCGGGCGGATTTGGCGGTGGCGGTTCCGGCAATGGTTCCTGCGGTGGCGGTGGCGGCGGTGGTTATTCCGGCGGCGACGGCGGCCGGGTAGCCGGTGGAGGCGGCTCCTACGATACCGGGCTCGACCCACTTCTATTGGCAGGTGTCGGCGCAGGCGATGGCGAACTGATCATCACCTTGCTGCAAGCTCTCGGTCTCGTCGAAAATCTTCCAGCTAATGCCTCTCACAATCAGTTTAATGTCGCGACCGCAATCGATGCCGCTTCAAATCAGGGAAGCAATGGACCGGCGGCTATCCAGAATCTCTACAATCTCACTGGCCCACAGCTAGCTCAGGCGATGACGCAGCTTTCGGGTGAAGCGTCCACAGGCGCCAACGCCGCCGCCTTCGAAATGATGGATGACTTTCTGTCGGTCTTGGTCGATCCGTTTGTCGACGGACGCGGGGGTGACGATTTCCCTGACAGCCCCTCCGGCGTGATGACGACCAACGGTGGCCCGCTTGCCTACGCTGATCAAACACAGAACGCATCACCTGCCCAACGCGCCATGATGGCGCTTGCCGTGACGAAGGGCCCGGCCCCGCTCGTTTATCAACCGCACTATTCAGCCTGGGTTTCCGGCTACGGCGGCATCGGCAATTTTTCTGGCAGCGCAACGGTCGGCAGTCACAACGTCACGGCCGCGGCTTACGGGTCTGCTGCCGGACTCGATTATCATGTGAACGCCAACACTGTCATTGGTTTAGCTCTCGCCGGCGCCGGGATGAACTGGGGACTGTCGGACGGGCTTGGCGGCGGCCAGGGCGACGCCTTCCAGGCCGGTGTTTACGGCTCAACGCGCTTCGGTCGTTTCTACGTCGCCGGCGCGTTCGGCTTTGCAAATCACTGGATCACAACAAACCGTCAGGCGTTGGGTGACTCGCTATCCGCCAACTTCGATGCGCAGAGCTACGGCGGACGCATCGAAGGCGGTTATCGAATTCCAGTCGCCTTGCCGCTCCCGATCTTGCAGTCTCCGGTCACGATTGTTCCTTATGCCGCCGTGCAGCCGCAAGATTTCCATACGCCGGCGTATAGCGAACGCGACATTGGTGGCGCCGGCTTCGGGCTCAATTACAATTCCGCCGATGCGACCGACGTCAGGACCGAACTCGGCTTGCGTGGCGACACCCTTGTACAATTTGGCGGAACCCGGATTGATCTCTTCACTCGCACGGCGTGGGCGCATGATTTTGTGAGCACGCCGTCACTCACCGCGGTATTTCAGACTTTGCCTGGGTCGAACTTTACCGTTTTTGGTGCGAAAATTCCGCGCAACTCAGCGCTCGTCACCGATGGCGCCCAACTTTGGCTGACTCCCGCGTTATCGATTATCGCCAAATTCGACGGCGAACTCGCCTCAGGCTCTGATATCTATTCCGGGACAGGAACAATCCGTTACGTCTGGTAA